The segment TCAACGTCGACGGCGCGGGCCGGCACCGGGACCTCGTCGCGTTCAGCCACGGCAGCGACGAGCTCGCCGGGCTCGTCGAGGAGCTGGCCGACGACACCGACCACCCGGTGCAGGTGCGACCCGACCCGCACCCGTGGAGCGACCACTGGCCGTTCCTCACGGCGGGTGTGCCCGCGCTCCAGCTCCACTCCGACAGCGGCGAGCGCGGCCGCGGCGTCACCCACACCCGCGCCGACACGCTGGACAAGGCCGACCCCCGGAACCTTCGCAGTCACGCGATGTTGACGAGTCTGCTGGTCCAGCGACTGACCGAGACACAGCCCGGCCGGGTCTCGCGGGCGGACCTGCTGGATGCCCTCCGCGACCAGGAGTACGAGCCGGGGATGCGCGCCGCCGGCGTCTGGCCGGAGTCCTGACTCAGTCCCCGTCGACACCGTCCGCGACCCGCCTGCAGAGCCGGCTCCGGGTCGTCGCTCGCGCCGCCCGGTCGCCGAACACCTCCCGGACGCTCTCCGTTCCTCGCGAGTCCGGCTCGAAGTCGAGACCGAGGTACTCGGCGTCGACGAACACCAGCCCGCCCGGCGGAGCCGGCGGCGGGATCTCGTGGTCCGGGAGCGTCCCCGGTGTGAGCACGCTGTCGACGCGCCCGACCGGCACTTCCCGGGTGGCGACCGCCCGCACCAGCGAGACGAGCCGCCGGACGAGCTCGTGGAGGAAGCCGTCGCCGCGGACCCCGAGGACCAGGAAGTCGTCGTCGCGCTCGACCGTCGCGGTCGTCAGCGTGCGGGTCGTGTTCCCGGCCGAGACCGCCGAGAGGTCCCGGAAGTCGTGGGTCCCGCGGAGCCGGTCGACCGCCTCGCCGGCCAGTTCCAGGTCGGCGTCGGGCGCGTACAGGTGGTACTCGTACGCCCGGCTCGCTGCGTCGTGGGTCGCGTGGAATCCGTCGGGAGCGTCGGCGTACGCCCACGCCCGCACCGAC is part of the Haloarchaeobius litoreus genome and harbors:
- the truA gene encoding tRNA pseudouridine(38-40) synthase TruA, with product MPRRAFRVAYDGRPFHGFQRQPSVPTVEDTLFDALRDLGVLADDADKPSGYAAAGRTDAGVFGLGQTVAFDAPDWLTPRAYNGELPASVRAWAYADAPDGFHATHDAASRAYEYHLYAPDADLELAGEAVDRLRGTHDFRDLSAVSAGNTTRTLTTATVERDDDFLVLGVRGDGFLHELVRRLVSLVRAVATREVPVGRVDSVLTPGTLPDHEIPPPAPPGGLVFVDAEYLGLDFEPDSRGTESVREVFGDRAARATTRSRLCRRVADGVDGD